The following are from one region of the Arachis duranensis cultivar V14167 chromosome 10, aradu.V14167.gnm2.J7QH, whole genome shotgun sequence genome:
- the LOC107468855 gene encoding uncharacterized protein LOC107468855: protein MGFGYVDVAAMSCFLPLLLFFSSTVPHFHLRFHHAREKETLKENPSFSSSLLLFSHRRRRVAVAGSPSLPRWVAVAEEQSIHREAVLSPSSSPVAKKDSSGRRSPTRAPSSTPVTKPSPAESNSTMSSSEKLHQPEKMRMSLVWIQIKHAG from the exons ATGGGTTTTGGATATGTTGATGTTGCTGCAATGTCATG CTTTCTTCCTCTGTTGCTGTTCTTCTCTTCCACGGTTCCACACTTCCACCTTCGATTCCACCATGCTCGAGAGAAGGAGACCCTGAAGGAGAACCCTAGcttctcttcctctcttcttctcttcagtCATCGCCGTCGCAGGGTCGCCGTCGCTGGGTCGCCGTCACTGCCTCGCTGGGTCGCCGTCGCCGAGGAGCAATCCATTCACCGAGAAGCAGTCCTGTCACCGAGCAGCAGTCCAGTCGCCAAAAAAGACTCCAGTGGCCGTCGCAGTCCAACTCGAGCGCCGAGCAGCACTCCTGTCACCAAGCCATCTCCTGCAGAAAGCAACTCCACAATGTCTTCTTCGGAG aaattgCACCAACCGGAGAAGATGAGGATGAGTCTGGTGTGGATTCAGATTAAGCATGCTGGTTGA